One window from the genome of Castellaniella sp. MT123 encodes:
- a CDS encoding branched-chain amino acid ABC transporter permease, translating to MSYFSLLTINGLVIGLIFALTAAGLTLIFSVLRVVNFSHGALYMMGGYASYYAIRYLGLPPIGGVVAAMIALFFFGILFEILIMRPVYTDEVERKDEYAIIVTFGLTILLSNLAIVVFGPFSKSPPPFLDGTLILGPVILPYDRLIAAVVAVVLLGVTTWFLARTTLGQALDAVSQSRESAAVIGINPRRMYTIAFGLGSALAGGAGALIAPIFALSPSMGDLPVVQAFIIIVIGGMGSVGGSIVGGILLGLAQSWGVGYLPDPNRALAYTQAFGAILLIITLLFRPTGLFGRIHLRLE from the coding sequence GTGAGCTATTTCTCTTTGCTGACCATCAACGGATTGGTCATCGGCCTGATCTTCGCCCTGACGGCGGCCGGACTCACACTCATCTTTTCGGTGCTGCGCGTCGTGAACTTCAGCCACGGCGCCCTGTACATGATGGGTGGTTATGCCTCGTACTATGCCATCCGCTATCTGGGGCTGCCCCCCATCGGGGGCGTCGTGGCCGCCATGATCGCCCTGTTCTTCTTCGGCATCCTGTTCGAAATCCTGATCATGCGCCCGGTCTACACCGACGAAGTCGAGCGCAAGGACGAATACGCCATCATCGTCACGTTCGGACTGACGATCCTGCTGTCCAATCTGGCCATTGTCGTGTTCGGCCCGTTCAGCAAATCACCGCCGCCCTTCCTGGACGGAACATTGATCCTGGGCCCCGTGATTCTGCCCTATGACCGCCTGATCGCGGCTGTGGTGGCCGTTGTCCTGCTTGGGGTCACAACCTGGTTCCTGGCGCGGACCACGCTGGGACAGGCACTGGATGCCGTCAGCCAGAGCCGCGAGTCGGCCGCCGTGATCGGCATCAATCCGCGCCGGATGTACACCATCGCCTTCGGACTCGGGTCGGCCCTGGCGGGCGGCGCCGGCGCCCTGATCGCACCGATCTTCGCACTGTCGCCCAGCATGGGAGACCTCCCGGTCGTCCAGGCCTTCATCATCATCGTGATCGGCGGCATGGGATCCGTGGGCGGCAGCATTGTGGGCGGCATCCTTCTGGGGCTGGCGCAAAGCTGGGGCGTCGGCTACCTGCCCGATCCCAACCGCGCGCTGGCCTACACGCAGGCGTTCGGCGCGATCCTGCTGATCATCACCTTGCTGTTCAGGCCGACTGGCCTGTTCGGACGGATCCACCTGAGGCTCGAATGA
- a CDS encoding ABC transporter ATP-binding protein yields MTDTTVAAACDTGKSYYETAAHFAGEDLVAGYTQDIDILRGLSASIWRGRISCVVGPNGTGKSTLLKALFGFLRPSEGRILLDGRDITGSAPHQMLSLGVAYLPQRPSLFPHLTVESNLRLGLWHARLKKAEILDRMERVFERFPAVRAKRHQMAGQLSGGQQRQVEIARSLMADPSVYLIDEPTAGIDPQTSESIYEIVAGLAHELDKAVLLVDQDIRSALEITDYVYVVKTGAIAAQGPREEFGGDTDALVAHWLYASGE; encoded by the coding sequence ATGACCGACACCACCGTCGCAGCGGCCTGCGATACCGGCAAATCCTACTACGAAACCGCCGCGCACTTCGCCGGCGAAGATCTGGTCGCCGGCTACACCCAGGATATCGACATCCTGCGGGGGCTGTCGGCCAGCATCTGGCGCGGGCGCATCTCGTGCGTCGTCGGCCCCAACGGGACCGGGAAATCCACCCTGCTGAAAGCGCTGTTCGGCTTCCTGCGCCCCAGCGAAGGCCGGATTCTGCTCGACGGGCGCGACATCACCGGAAGCGCACCCCATCAGATGCTCAGCCTCGGGGTCGCCTATCTGCCGCAGCGTCCCAGCCTGTTCCCGCACCTGACCGTCGAATCGAACCTGCGCCTCGGGCTCTGGCATGCCCGATTGAAGAAGGCCGAGATCCTCGACCGCATGGAACGGGTCTTCGAGCGCTTCCCCGCCGTCCGGGCCAAACGCCATCAGATGGCCGGGCAGCTGTCCGGCGGCCAGCAACGCCAGGTCGAGATCGCTCGCAGCCTGATGGCCGACCCCTCGGTCTACCTGATCGACGAACCGACCGCCGGCATCGACCCGCAAACCAGCGAATCCATCTACGAAATCGTCGCCGGGCTGGCGCACGAGCTGGACAAGGCGGTGCTCCTGGTCGACCAGGACATCCGCAGCGCGCTGGAGATCACCGACTACGTCTACGTGGTGAAGACCGGCGCCATCGCAGCGCAAGGCCCTCGCGAAGAATTCGGCGGCGACACCGACGCGCTGGTCGCCCACTGGCTGTATGCCAGCGGCGAATAG
- a CDS encoding branched-chain amino acid ABC transporter permease codes for MTVTARHQGLSPSAITQAILLLVALTVPLWGGAYWIHVGALLWYYAILAASWTLLAGFAGQFSFAHLMFAALGGYASALIVLHLGMAWLPLAIVAGVVLAMVIGALIGFMVLRLSGPYLALFTLAISEVVRMILIAEESVTRGSLGLQVPRFFKGDSDIPYYYLGLGLLVAALVLMGYLLRTRTGLFLRAIREDEGATQASGVNTTRYKILVFVITSGIAAVAGIYYAHFIGILTPNMMILPEMGIIIAMSVIGGIESLPGAVVGAAIVYLLSELLRDYGEMRFVLLGLALILVQRFARNGLFSLVERPGKSRPGKRPQAQPGPTPEKSHAN; via the coding sequence ATGACGGTCACCGCTCGCCACCAAGGTTTGTCCCCCTCCGCCATCACCCAGGCCATCCTGCTGCTGGTAGCCCTGACCGTCCCGCTTTGGGGCGGCGCCTACTGGATCCACGTGGGCGCGCTGCTCTGGTACTACGCGATTCTGGCCGCCAGCTGGACGCTGCTGGCGGGCTTTGCCGGGCAGTTTTCCTTTGCGCACCTGATGTTCGCCGCGCTCGGCGGTTATGCCTCGGCCCTGATTGTCCTGCACCTGGGGATGGCCTGGCTGCCACTGGCCATCGTGGCGGGCGTCGTCCTCGCCATGGTGATCGGCGCGCTGATCGGCTTCATGGTGCTGCGCCTGTCGGGTCCCTATCTGGCGCTCTTCACGCTGGCGATCTCCGAGGTCGTGCGCATGATCCTGATTGCGGAAGAATCGGTCACTCGCGGCAGTCTCGGGCTGCAGGTGCCGCGTTTCTTCAAGGGTGATTCCGACATTCCGTACTACTACCTCGGGCTCGGCCTGCTGGTGGCCGCCCTGGTGCTGATGGGCTATCTGCTGCGGACGCGCACCGGCCTGTTCCTGCGCGCCATCCGCGAGGACGAAGGGGCCACCCAGGCCAGCGGCGTCAACACGACGCGCTACAAGATCCTGGTCTTCGTCATCACCAGCGGCATTGCCGCCGTGGCGGGGATCTACTACGCCCACTTCATCGGCATCCTGACACCCAACATGATGATCCTTCCGGAAATGGGCATCATCATCGCCATGTCCGTGATCGGGGGCATCGAAAGCCTTCCCGGCGCCGTCGTGGGGGCCGCGATCGTCTACCTGCTGTCGGAACTCCTGCGCGACTACGGGGAAATGCGCTTCGTCCTGCTGGGGCTCGCGCTGATCCTCGTGCAGCGCTTCGCACGCAACGGGCTGTTTTCGCTCGTCGAGCGCCCCGGTAAATCCAGACCGGGGAAACGTCCGCAGGCGCAGCCTGGCCCCACGCCGGAGAAATCCCATGCCAACTAG
- a CDS encoding ABC transporter ATP-binding protein, producing MPTSPAPAFFEARQLSKHFGGIQAVADLSLDIARGEIVGLIGPNGSGKTTTINMLAGALRPDQGAIALDGHDLTGVPAHTFARGGVARTFQVPRLFRRMTVLENLVVPALSDRHTRRSAAEDRAYEVLEFLRLGHLADEFARALSGGQQKLLEVGRALMLDPKLILLDEPFAGVHPRLLDQIIEHIKVLNQQGMTIVLVDHNLDAIRSVVRRTAVMAQGSKIADGPADEVLRDPAVIHAYTGSRKARGDSRS from the coding sequence ATGCCAACTAGTCCCGCACCGGCGTTCTTCGAAGCCAGGCAGCTGTCCAAGCACTTCGGCGGCATCCAGGCGGTGGCCGATCTGTCGCTCGACATTGCGCGCGGTGAGATCGTCGGGCTCATCGGCCCCAACGGGTCCGGCAAGACCACCACGATCAATATGCTGGCTGGCGCGCTACGACCCGACCAGGGCGCCATCGCACTGGATGGCCACGACCTCACCGGGGTGCCCGCGCATACGTTCGCGCGCGGGGGCGTGGCGCGCACCTTCCAGGTGCCGCGGCTCTTCCGTCGCATGACGGTGCTGGAAAATCTGGTGGTCCCGGCCCTGTCGGACCGCCACACCCGGCGCTCCGCGGCCGAGGACAGGGCTTACGAAGTCCTCGAGTTCCTGCGCCTGGGGCACCTGGCCGACGAATTCGCCCGCGCGCTATCGGGCGGACAGCAGAAACTGCTCGAGGTCGGCCGCGCCCTGATGCTGGACCCCAAGCTGATCCTGCTCGACGAACCCTTCGCCGGCGTCCATCCCCGGCTGCTCGACCAGATCATCGAACACATCAAGGTACTGAACCAGCAAGGCATGACCATCGTGCTGGTCGACCACAACCTGGACGCGATCCGCTCCGTCGTGCGGCGCACCGCGGTCATGGCGCAAGGCAGCAAGATCGCCGACGGGCCAGCCGACGAGGTCCTGCGCGACCCGGCCGTGATCCACGCGTATACGGGCTCGCGCAAAGCCAGGGGAGACTCCCGCTCATGA
- a CDS encoding ABC transporter substrate-binding protein: MKFSRGMGAVAAAVLATASAAAFAAPPTGDPIVLGWVGPLSAPGNYSSGQEMRWATELGVDEINQAGGVLGRPLKVSYEDTKGQPAEGSAAAVRLITKDKVSAIFGEFHSSVALAEIDVAHQYGVPWVGTDVWSDDITAKQYPEVFRLAPANSLIYVKIGNWIADQGFKHVATVAENTDFGQGGAKVVVDTLKKKGIVDTPTTIDLNQQDFTPALIRLMNQNPKPDLLQMVVAGQAQYQIVKQACQLGFAPTADTKMLGSSGLLQKDVWEVDGKCANHLLIVNVARPKSQWNDKAKRFVKAFQQKHNRPPTGVAMEAYDTLGVVVAAIEQAKSSDPKAVIKGLENVHYTGVNATYSFSTDKTPAWAYHQFMDVPFTVIQYTQMNQAPEDAVIVYPKEWATTDKILPLK, encoded by the coding sequence ATGAAATTTTCTCGAGGTATGGGAGCTGTCGCAGCCGCCGTTCTGGCAACGGCATCCGCAGCCGCGTTTGCGGCGCCACCGACCGGAGACCCCATCGTCCTGGGCTGGGTGGGTCCGCTGTCCGCGCCCGGCAACTATTCCAGCGGGCAGGAAATGCGCTGGGCCACCGAACTGGGAGTAGACGAGATCAACCAGGCGGGGGGCGTCCTGGGCCGTCCGCTGAAGGTCTCCTACGAGGACACCAAGGGCCAGCCTGCGGAAGGCAGCGCGGCGGCCGTGCGGCTGATCACCAAAGACAAGGTCTCGGCGATCTTCGGTGAATTCCACAGTTCGGTGGCTCTGGCGGAAATCGACGTCGCCCATCAGTACGGCGTCCCCTGGGTCGGGACCGACGTCTGGTCCGACGACATCACCGCCAAGCAGTATCCCGAAGTCTTCCGGCTCGCCCCTGCCAACTCGCTGATCTACGTGAAGATCGGCAACTGGATCGCCGACCAGGGGTTCAAACATGTGGCCACGGTCGCGGAAAACACGGACTTCGGACAGGGCGGCGCCAAAGTGGTGGTCGACACCCTGAAGAAAAAAGGCATCGTCGACACGCCCACCACGATCGATCTGAACCAGCAGGACTTCACGCCGGCGCTGATCCGGCTCATGAACCAGAATCCCAAACCCGATCTGCTGCAGATGGTCGTAGCCGGCCAGGCGCAATATCAGATCGTGAAGCAGGCCTGCCAGCTGGGGTTCGCCCCCACCGCCGACACCAAGATGCTCGGCTCCTCCGGCCTGCTGCAAAAGGACGTCTGGGAAGTCGACGGCAAATGCGCGAACCACCTGCTGATCGTCAATGTGGCCCGGCCCAAGTCGCAATGGAACGACAAGGCTAAGCGCTTCGTCAAGGCATTCCAGCAGAAGCACAACCGGCCGCCGACCGGCGTCGCCATGGAAGCCTATGACACCCTGGGCGTGGTGGTGGCGGCCATCGAACAGGCCAAATCCAGCGATCCCAAAGCCGTCATCAAGGGGCTGGAAAATGTGCACTACACCGGCGTGAACGCGACATACTCATTTTCCACGGACAAGACCCCGGCCTGGGCGTATCACCAGTTCATGGATGTGCCGTTCACCGTCATCCAGTACACGCAGATGAACCAGGCGCCGGAAGACGCCGTCATCGTCTATCCCAAGGAATGGGCAACGACGGACAAGATCCTGCCCCTGAAATAA
- a CDS encoding Lrp/AsnC family transcriptional regulator, with translation MPALSTLRTIDDLDRRILDQMQQDSSLTNQELAARVHASPPTCLRRVRKLIQSGLIQRQIALLDPALMGAALTVIIEVSLDAQAAGQADAVEAGLIAEPAIQQCYRVSSGPDFVLIAQVADMAAYQALALRYLTGDPRVRNVRSFFATARGKFDTRIPIK, from the coding sequence ATGCCAGCCCTGTCCACCCTCCGAACCATTGACGATCTGGACCGCCGCATCCTGGATCAGATGCAGCAGGACAGCTCCCTGACCAACCAGGAACTGGCAGCCCGCGTGCATGCGTCGCCCCCCACGTGCCTGCGGCGGGTGCGCAAGCTGATCCAGTCGGGGTTGATCCAGCGCCAGATCGCCTTGCTGGACCCTGCCCTCATGGGCGCCGCGCTGACCGTGATCATCGAGGTATCCCTGGATGCGCAGGCGGCAGGCCAGGCGGATGCCGTCGAAGCCGGGCTGATCGCGGAACCCGCCATCCAGCAATGCTATCGGGTCAGCAGCGGCCCGGATTTCGTCCTGATCGCCCAGGTCGCCGACATGGCCGCCTATCAGGCTCTGGCGCTGCGCTACCTGACCGGCGACCCGCGCGTGCGCAACGTGCGCAGTTTCTTCGCCACCGCTCGCGGCAAATTCGACACACGTATCCCGATCAAATGA